Proteins from a genomic interval of Nocardia sp. BMG51109:
- the trpS gene encoding tryptophan--tRNA ligase, with protein MSSPATPGERKQRVLSGIQPTSDSFHLGNYLGALQYWVTLQDDYDALYFIPDMHAITVQYDPKQLRHRTRAAAAQLLALGIDPKRSTLFVQSQVPEHAELTWVLSCLTGFGEAGRMTQFKDKSAKQGADNATVGLFTYPVLMAADILLYRPHQVPVGEDQRQHLELTRNLAQRFNGRYKKTFVVPEAHIVSGTAKIYDLQDPTAKMSKSAATDTGLLSLLDDPKVSAKKIRSAVTDTEREIRYDPEVKPGVSNLLVILSALSDTPIVTLERDYAGKGYGDLKGDVADALVEFVTPLQSKVREYLDDQSELDRILGAGAERAREIAGNTLAQVYDRVGFLPR; from the coding sequence ATGTCGAGTCCCGCAACACCCGGTGAGCGCAAGCAGCGCGTGCTGTCCGGCATCCAGCCGACCAGCGATTCCTTCCACCTCGGCAACTATCTTGGCGCGCTGCAATATTGGGTGACGCTGCAGGACGACTACGACGCCCTGTACTTCATCCCCGACATGCACGCGATCACCGTCCAGTACGACCCGAAGCAGCTGCGCCACCGCACCAGGGCGGCCGCCGCGCAGCTGCTGGCGCTGGGCATCGACCCGAAGCGCTCGACCCTGTTCGTGCAGAGCCAGGTGCCCGAGCATGCCGAGCTGACCTGGGTACTCAGCTGCCTGACCGGCTTCGGCGAGGCCGGCCGGATGACTCAGTTCAAGGACAAGTCGGCCAAGCAGGGCGCGGACAACGCGACCGTCGGCCTGTTCACCTATCCGGTGCTGATGGCCGCCGACATCCTGCTCTACCGGCCGCATCAGGTCCCGGTCGGCGAGGATCAGCGCCAGCACCTGGAGCTGACCCGCAACCTGGCGCAGCGGTTCAACGGCCGCTACAAGAAGACGTTCGTGGTGCCCGAGGCGCATATCGTCTCCGGCACCGCGAAGATCTACGACCTGCAGGATCCCACCGCGAAGATGAGCAAGTCGGCCGCCACCGACACCGGCCTGCTCAGCCTGCTCGACGATCCGAAGGTCTCGGCGAAGAAGATCCGCTCGGCCGTCACCGACACCGAGCGCGAGATCCGCTACGACCCGGAGGTCAAGCCGGGCGTGAGCAATCTGCTGGTAATTCTCTCCGCGCTCTCCGACACGCCCATCGTGACGCTCGAGCGGGACTATGCCGGCAAGGGATACGGCGACCTCAAAGGCGATGTGGCCGACGCACTGGTCGAATTTGTCACCCCGCTGCAGTCGAAGGTGCGAGAGTATCTGGACGACCAGAGCGAGCTCGATCGTATTCTCGGTGCCGGTGCCGAGCGGGCTCGGGAAATCGCCGGCAACACCCTCGCGCAGGTGTACGACCGGGTGGGGTTCCTGCCTCGCTGA
- the yhjD gene encoding inner membrane protein YhjD: protein MFGKVKARIEGEVQARPWLDHLIRAGGRYQRQRGDYFAAGITYFTVLSLFPLLMVGFAIAGFVLSRNPDLLNEIQQKIVDKIPGSFGGQVTDLIDQAIKSRGGVGVLGLVGALYAGLGWMANLRAALTEQWEQKVPDGNWVGSKVSDLLALLGLGVAMGVSLGLSALAGGGLGRSVLKSVNLDTAPGAGTLLTVLSLVLAVLSSWAVFVWIIARLPRQPVTFVSATKAALLAAIVFELWKQIASIYLKSVLTSPAGVAFGPIIGLMVFAYITARIILFATAWAATARENEPEAEIAPPPPAIITPRVTAGMSAMAGAAMFGAGAVAGALVGLCRRR, encoded by the coding sequence GTGTTCGGCAAGGTCAAGGCGCGAATCGAAGGCGAAGTGCAGGCGCGGCCCTGGCTGGACCACCTCATCCGGGCCGGCGGGCGGTACCAGCGTCAACGCGGCGACTACTTCGCGGCCGGTATCACGTATTTCACTGTGCTGTCGCTGTTTCCACTGCTCATGGTGGGTTTCGCGATCGCCGGATTCGTGCTGTCGCGCAATCCGGATCTGCTGAACGAGATTCAGCAGAAGATCGTGGACAAGATTCCGGGATCCTTCGGCGGGCAGGTGACCGACCTGATCGATCAGGCGATCAAGTCGCGGGGCGGCGTCGGCGTGCTGGGCCTGGTCGGCGCGCTGTACGCCGGGCTGGGCTGGATGGCCAACCTGCGGGCCGCGCTCACCGAGCAGTGGGAACAGAAAGTGCCGGACGGCAATTGGGTCGGCAGCAAGGTGTCGGATCTGCTCGCCCTGCTCGGACTGGGTGTGGCGATGGGGGTTTCGCTGGGCCTGTCGGCCCTGGCGGGCGGCGGCCTGGGCCGCAGCGTCCTGAAATCCGTCAACCTCGATACCGCGCCCGGAGCAGGGACGCTGCTCACCGTCTTGTCGCTGGTACTGGCGGTGTTGTCGTCGTGGGCGGTGTTCGTCTGGATCATCGCCCGATTGCCGCGGCAGCCGGTGACTTTCGTGAGCGCGACGAAGGCGGCCCTGCTCGCCGCGATCGTTTTCGAACTCTGGAAGCAGATCGCCAGCATCTATCTGAAATCGGTGCTGACCAGCCCGGCCGGCGTCGCCTTCGGCCCGATCATCGGCCTGATGGTGTTCGCCTACATCACCGCCCGCATCATCCTGTTCGCCACGGCGTGGGCGGCGACCGCGAGGGAGAACGAGCCGGAGGCCGAAATCGCCCCGCCCCCACCGGCGATCATCACGCCGCGGGTCACCGCGGGGATGTCGGCGATGGCGGGGGCGGCGATGTTCGGTGCCGGGGCGGTCGCGGGGGCGCTGGTCGGTCTGTGCCGACGACGGTGA
- a CDS encoding SDR family NAD(P)-dependent oxidoreductase: MTQSYVVTGGGRGIGRAIVERLLTHRHAVVVVERDVGALAWAAGRITAVVGDAASEPTTEQAADRAQEAGTFAGWVNNAAVFRDAALDSDGADEVLDLITAHLRPAVVGCGTAVRRFLAAGTGGSIVNISSHQARRAVPGALPYSTAKAAIEGLTRALAVEYGRNGIRVNAVAPGSVATERYEEYLSGLSKDAAAAVERDMATLHPLGRVATGDEIAAAVEFLLSADGGFVNGATLPVDGGRSVLALDPEAR; this comes from the coding sequence ATGACACAGTCCTACGTGGTCACCGGCGGCGGGAGAGGTATCGGCCGCGCCATCGTGGAACGGCTACTGACACATCGGCACGCGGTTGTGGTGGTGGAACGCGATGTCGGGGCGCTGGCTTGGGCAGCGGGGCGAATCACGGCGGTGGTGGGAGACGCCGCGTCCGAACCCACCACCGAGCAGGCCGCCGATCGCGCTCAGGAGGCCGGGACGTTCGCCGGGTGGGTGAACAATGCCGCCGTATTCCGTGATGCCGCATTGGATTCCGACGGCGCAGACGAGGTTCTGGATCTCATCACCGCGCATTTGCGGCCCGCCGTGGTCGGGTGTGGCACCGCCGTCCGGCGATTCCTGGCCGCGGGCACCGGTGGCTCGATCGTGAACATCAGCTCGCACCAGGCGCGCCGGGCCGTACCGGGAGCGCTGCCCTACAGCACGGCCAAGGCGGCGATCGAGGGACTCACCAGGGCATTGGCAGTCGAGTACGGGCGGAACGGAATCCGGGTGAACGCCGTCGCGCCCGGCTCGGTCGCCACGGAACGGTACGAGGAATACCTGTCCGGCCTGAGCAAGGACGCCGCGGCGGCCGTCGAACGTGACATGGCCACGCTGCACCCGCTGGGCCGGGTCGCGACCGGCGACGAGATCGCCGCCGCTGTCGAATTCCTGCTGTCCGCGGACGGCGGCTTCGTCAACGGCGCCACCCTGCCCGTCGACGGTGGCCGCTCGGTGCTGGCACTCGACCCCGAGGCTCGTTGA
- a CDS encoding SDR family oxidoreductase has translation MTQSDLAGRTYVVTGSASGIGASTAALLRERGAQVVGCDLADAEVNADLSTPEGRRSLVEQVSGYGTIDAVLAVAGGGATGLLETNYFGAVATLQGLRPLLARSPAPRAVAVSSTSSLEPADERIVRACLDGDEAAAVAYLAADPSAGGATGGYGIAKRALNRWVRTAAPTAEWAGSGIALNIVAPGVVDTPAAAWILADDETRKAVETAAPQPFGGFPGRPEWVAELLCWLAGPDNRFVTGQVIFADGGSEAAVVGDRRWR, from the coding sequence ATGACGCAGTCGGATCTCGCCGGGCGAACGTATGTGGTCACCGGTTCCGCTTCCGGCATAGGCGCGTCGACCGCCGCCCTGCTTCGAGAGCGCGGCGCCCAGGTCGTCGGTTGTGATCTCGCCGATGCTGAAGTGAACGCCGACCTTTCCACGCCCGAGGGCCGCCGGTCCCTGGTCGAGCAGGTGAGTGGGTACGGGACGATCGACGCGGTGCTGGCCGTCGCCGGTGGCGGCGCGACCGGCCTGCTGGAAACGAACTACTTCGGCGCGGTCGCGACGTTGCAGGGGCTGCGCCCGCTGCTGGCGCGGAGCCCGGCGCCGCGCGCGGTGGCGGTGTCGTCCACCTCCTCGCTGGAACCGGCGGACGAACGCATCGTGCGGGCATGCCTCGACGGCGACGAGGCCGCGGCCGTCGCCTACCTCGCGGCCGACCCGTCCGCCGGGGGCGCGACCGGCGGATACGGCATCGCGAAACGCGCCTTGAACCGCTGGGTGCGCACAGCGGCCCCGACCGCCGAGTGGGCCGGCTCCGGCATCGCCCTCAACATCGTCGCCCCGGGCGTAGTCGACACCCCGGCAGCGGCCTGGATCCTCGCCGACGACGAGACCCGCAAGGCCGTCGAAACCGCTGCGCCCCAACCGTTCGGCGGATTCCCCGGCCGCCCGGAATGGGTCGCCGAACTTCTGTGCTGGCTGGCAGGCCCGGACAACCGGTTCGTGACCGGCCAGGTCATCTTCGCTGACGGAGGTTCGGAAGCAGCGGTCGTCGGCGACCGCCGTTGGCGGTGA
- a CDS encoding pentapeptide repeat-containing protein, which translates to MLGRTSRATGTETRPTTAVRAGVSKRYRTIGRSVGRVRLFSAVGFALGAGLAVAIAAYGILRAVLPASEAKAAPIDITRVALTIVAGVGGIVALVIAYRRQRDIEQGRFVERFGAAAGQLGTADVAVRIAGVYAMATAADDSEGSRRQQCIDVLCGYLRLPYDPGHGSSGRAKLVTTTPREGGGETEEHVEYRQNDREVRRTIVRVIADHLQPEAEYSWSTSNFDFRTAHLEEVAFRGAVFSGLARFDTATFDGPAGFERTTFHGPAGFEGTTFNGHVGFDGAVFHGPVRFDETVFNDGAKFQEAAFKDDAGFYRVTFNGHARFHWATFNGAEFYRATFNGHARFDHATFHRGAVFRGATFNGHSGFRNVTFSDAAGFGKTTFSGHAEFDQAAFVEAQFSEAVFNGPAGFIGARFNGPATFANADFGSERIVFEAPARWGPPDPEFDWDQDITEKPANIEPQSWPPATTTAKPTMGSGNGP; encoded by the coding sequence ATGCTGGGCAGGACGAGTCGCGCTACCGGAACGGAAACGCGGCCGACGACCGCTGTGCGCGCGGGAGTCAGTAAGCGCTACAGGACGATCGGGCGCAGCGTGGGCCGGGTCAGGCTGTTCTCCGCCGTCGGTTTCGCGCTCGGCGCGGGGCTCGCCGTCGCCATCGCGGCGTACGGGATCCTGCGCGCGGTTCTGCCTGCCAGCGAGGCTAAGGCGGCGCCGATCGATATCACCCGGGTGGCATTGACGATCGTCGCCGGTGTCGGCGGGATCGTCGCGCTGGTGATCGCCTACCGCCGCCAACGGGATATCGAGCAGGGCCGGTTCGTCGAACGTTTCGGCGCGGCAGCGGGACAGCTCGGCACGGCCGATGTCGCGGTCCGGATCGCGGGGGTGTACGCGATGGCAACCGCCGCCGACGATTCCGAGGGCTCACGCCGGCAGCAATGTATCGACGTCCTCTGCGGCTACCTGCGCCTGCCCTACGACCCCGGCCACGGCAGCAGCGGGCGCGCCAAACTCGTGACCACCACCCCTCGCGAGGGCGGCGGCGAAACCGAGGAGCATGTCGAGTACCGGCAGAACGACCGCGAGGTGCGGCGAACCATCGTCCGGGTCATCGCGGACCACCTCCAACCCGAGGCCGAATACAGCTGGTCGACAAGCAATTTCGACTTTCGCACCGCGCACCTGGAGGAGGTCGCATTCCGTGGCGCTGTGTTTTCCGGCCTCGCCCGGTTCGACACGGCCACATTCGACGGCCCCGCAGGATTCGAAAGGACGACCTTCCACGGCCCCGCCGGATTCGAGGGGACAACGTTCAATGGCCATGTCGGCTTCGATGGCGCGGTCTTCCACGGCCCAGTCCGATTCGACGAGACCGTATTCAACGACGGCGCCAAGTTCCAAGAAGCAGCGTTCAAGGATGACGCCGGGTTCTACCGGGTGACGTTCAACGGCCACGCTCGGTTCCACTGGGCAACGTTCAACGGTGCGGAATTCTACCGGGCGACATTCAACGGACACGCCAGGTTCGACCACGCAACCTTCCATCGTGGCGCGGTGTTCCGCGGTGCGACGTTCAACGGCCACAGCGGATTCCGGAACGTGACGTTCAGCGATGCCGCCGGATTCGGCAAGACGACGTTCAGCGGCCACGCCGAATTCGACCAGGCCGCGTTCGTCGAGGCGCAGTTCTCCGAGGCTGTGTTCAACGGTCCTGCCGGGTTCATCGGGGCGAGGTTCAACGGTCCGGCCACCTTCGCGAACGCCGACTTCGGCTCCGAGCGAATCGTTTTCGAAGCCCCCGCCCGCTGGGGCCCGCCCGATCCGGAATTCGACTGGGACCAGGACATCACGGAGAAACCGGCGAATATCGAACCACAGAGCTGGCCGCCTGCGACAACAACCGCAAAACCGACCATGGGCAGCGGCAACGGTCCGTGA
- a CDS encoding ESX secretion-associated protein EspG, whose amino-acid sequence MKWEFTPDEFMYVWNETGQDRYPYPLKLISAVRWQDEYAKLKQELSARLSPGPDPDLAAVLRVASNPAVSLVITGKRRRPVRAFGAVDTTVGVTMVQRPGVTDEFGGNVVIEVGSPAIVPKVFAAVLGDVPAGRHPALVEGFDQIRTSLESWTGTKETITDRMRRLLHAPRTGSGHIEVLCGLQNPRPLPPQYLSWFDVEGDGRYVYRQQYNDFHIQPCSQETIRREIEHMAQRDSLHE is encoded by the coding sequence GTGAAGTGGGAGTTCACGCCGGATGAGTTCATGTACGTCTGGAACGAGACGGGGCAGGATCGGTATCCGTATCCGCTCAAACTGATCTCGGCGGTGCGCTGGCAGGACGAGTACGCGAAGCTGAAACAGGAGTTGAGCGCGCGGCTTTCGCCGGGGCCTGATCCGGATCTGGCCGCGGTTCTCCGAGTGGCATCGAATCCTGCTGTGTCGCTGGTGATTACGGGCAAGCGTAGGCGCCCGGTGCGGGCCTTCGGCGCCGTCGACACCACGGTCGGCGTCACCATGGTGCAACGCCCCGGTGTCACCGACGAATTCGGGGGCAATGTCGTGATCGAGGTCGGCTCCCCCGCGATCGTGCCCAAAGTGTTCGCGGCTGTGCTCGGCGACGTTCCGGCCGGGCGCCACCCGGCGCTGGTCGAGGGCTTCGACCAGATCAGGACCAGCCTCGAATCCTGGACCGGCACAAAGGAAACCATCACCGACCGGATGCGACGCCTGCTGCACGCCCCGCGCACGGGCTCGGGCCACATCGAGGTCCTGTGCGGCCTCCAGAACCCCCGCCCCCTGCCACCGCAATACCTCAGCTGGTTCGACGTCGAGGGCGACGGCCGCTACGTCTACCGCCAGCAGTACAACGACTTCCACATCCAGCCCTGCTCCCAGGAAACGATCCGTCGCGAGATCGAGCACATGGCACAACGGGATTCGCTACACGAATAG
- a CDS encoding DUF3558 domain-containing protein — protein MRRLLQSACLATIAATAVLATGCSSGNDQSSDTTAESPAANAPTSSNAQPGRPTLTASSLQPPPPYSKNSGRPNVVFDPCTWIPDDAVSKAGIDPNTRQRGDDQIAEQTFLICKFKTDTRYLTVMSGNVTWDEDLQKNGGWSEPTNVNGREALWVHDPGVKRGCEIHMRTKVGFVDILSTLTIDGGVQGIKPCDNLLDIATAIEPSIGKDN, from the coding sequence ATGAGAAGACTGCTGCAAAGCGCGTGCTTGGCGACGATCGCGGCCACAGCCGTTTTGGCCACTGGCTGCTCGTCAGGTAACGATCAGTCTTCCGATACGACAGCTGAGTCACCGGCGGCGAACGCACCGACGAGTTCCAACGCCCAGCCAGGGCGGCCGACGCTGACAGCTTCGTCGCTACAGCCTCCGCCCCCGTACAGCAAGAACTCGGGCCGGCCGAATGTCGTCTTCGATCCCTGCACCTGGATTCCCGACGACGCAGTTTCGAAAGCCGGTATCGATCCGAACACCCGCCAACGTGGTGACGATCAAATCGCTGAACAGACCTTCCTGATCTGCAAATTCAAGACAGACACCCGCTACCTGACAGTGATGTCCGGCAACGTGACCTGGGACGAGGATCTGCAGAAGAACGGCGGTTGGAGTGAGCCGACCAACGTCAATGGCAGGGAGGCGCTGTGGGTTCACGACCCGGGTGTCAAACGTGGATGCGAGATCCACATGAGAACGAAGGTCGGCTTCGTCGACATCTTGTCGACCTTGACCATCGACGGCGGCGTACAGGGCATCAAGCCCTGCGACAACCTTCTCGACATCGCCACGGCGATCGAGCCCTCCATCGGTAAGGACAACTGA
- a CDS encoding helix-turn-helix transcriptional regulator has translation MSECGSTLPRRQLGRYLRNGREECGLTLQQAAALINRSASTLQRIEKGMVANLREEDLEALCKIYEFDEHQTAAMKVLAAQGNILNWWSEYGDLIPGNFDFYVGLEAAAHSVATYQSELIPGLLQIPAYASALIHAVYPDELPEEHQRRVRLRMRRQIRITRKAQPIYLDVVLRESAVRGLVGGPRVMAAQLKHLADIGTRPNVNVRVLPFCAGLPLGVAVGPFVLLEFGNDAKGEENEPPVVYVEQFAGDLYLEKGGVVQRYHRAYESIRNQALDEVASRNMLRQLAKEYA, from the coding sequence ATGTCGGAGTGCGGATCCACGCTGCCGCGGAGGCAACTCGGTCGGTACCTGCGCAATGGGCGGGAGGAGTGCGGGCTCACGTTGCAGCAAGCCGCTGCGCTCATCAATCGCAGCGCGAGTACCTTGCAGCGGATCGAGAAGGGGATGGTGGCCAACCTGCGGGAGGAGGATCTGGAAGCGCTGTGCAAGATCTACGAGTTCGATGAGCATCAGACGGCAGCGATGAAAGTTCTTGCAGCCCAAGGCAATATCCTCAACTGGTGGTCCGAGTACGGGGACTTGATCCCCGGGAACTTCGACTTCTATGTCGGCTTGGAAGCTGCCGCACACAGTGTGGCGACATACCAATCCGAGCTGATCCCAGGACTGCTTCAGATTCCTGCCTACGCAAGTGCGCTGATACACGCCGTCTATCCCGATGAGCTCCCGGAGGAGCACCAACGCCGTGTTCGGTTGCGCATGCGACGTCAGATCAGGATTACGCGTAAGGCGCAGCCGATCTACCTCGACGTCGTCCTGCGCGAGTCCGCCGTGCGCGGCCTGGTGGGTGGCCCACGAGTAATGGCCGCCCAACTCAAACATCTCGCTGACATCGGTACGCGTCCGAATGTCAACGTGCGGGTGCTGCCGTTCTGCGCTGGACTCCCGTTGGGAGTCGCTGTAGGTCCATTCGTCCTTCTCGAGTTCGGAAACGACGCCAAGGGAGAGGAGAACGAGCCGCCGGTCGTCTATGTGGAGCAGTTCGCTGGTGACTTGTATCTGGAGAAAGGCGGGGTCGTACAGCGGTACCATCGGGCCTACGAGAGCATCCGCAACCAGGCCCTGGATGAGGTTGCCAGCCGAAATATGCTTCGGCAGTTAGCGAAGGAGTATGCGTGA
- a CDS encoding DUF397 domain-containing protein, with product MSFDPVGVEWFKSSYSGGDKECVEVAFLPDNLVGVRDSKARSGPALVFGAAEWSAFTAAASRGDFDG from the coding sequence GTGAGCTTCGATCCGGTCGGTGTCGAGTGGTTCAAGAGCAGCTATAGCGGTGGGGACAAGGAGTGTGTCGAGGTTGCATTCCTGCCCGACAACCTTGTCGGCGTGCGTGATTCGAAGGCGCGCTCCGGCCCTGCTCTGGTATTCGGCGCTGCCGAGTGGTCGGCCTTCACCGCGGCGGCTTCCCGGGGCGACTTCGACGGCTGA
- a CDS encoding phosphotransferase, producing the protein MVENPMPGGFVNRVVRVGNTVRREPGERAEFVRRLLHHFEEQGWDGAPRFLGTDAQGRDVFTYLAGHVAYRPTGPEVSEPDTLVRVARLVRRFHDLTAGTPLAGGQEVVCHNDLSPKNTVYDLGGHTARPIAFIDWDLAAPGVRIHDVAHMCWQYLYLGPDVRDVGETATRMRLLCDAYGLDDRSAVIDTILWWQDRCRHGIEERAAAGSPAMVALRDAGVPCAIRASSTWIRAHRPLLQSHLT; encoded by the coding sequence ATGGTCGAGAATCCGATGCCGGGCGGTTTCGTCAACCGCGTTGTCCGGGTGGGGAACACCGTCCGTCGGGAACCGGGCGAGCGCGCCGAATTCGTCCGTCGGCTGCTACACCACTTCGAGGAGCAGGGGTGGGACGGTGCGCCCCGATTCCTCGGCACGGACGCACAGGGGAGGGACGTGTTCACCTATCTGGCGGGACACGTCGCGTATCGACCCACGGGGCCCGAGGTGAGTGAACCCGACACCCTCGTCCGCGTCGCGCGACTGGTCCGGCGTTTCCACGACCTGACCGCCGGAACACCCCTGGCCGGCGGTCAGGAGGTGGTCTGCCACAACGATTTGTCGCCGAAGAACACCGTCTACGACCTCGGCGGCCACACCGCGCGGCCGATCGCCTTCATCGACTGGGACCTCGCCGCGCCGGGTGTTCGCATCCACGACGTCGCCCACATGTGCTGGCAGTACCTGTATCTCGGCCCGGACGTGCGGGACGTCGGCGAGACCGCGACACGGATGCGGCTGCTGTGCGATGCGTACGGTCTGGACGATCGCAGCGCCGTCATCGACACGATCCTGTGGTGGCAGGACCGTTGCCGGCACGGAATCGAAGAGCGCGCCGCCGCCGGCTCCCCGGCGATGGTGGCCCTGCGCGACGCGGGCGTCCCCTGTGCGATCCGTGCCTCCTCCACCTGGATACGCGCCCACCGCCCGCTACTGCAATCCCACCTGACCTGA
- a CDS encoding ADP-ribosylglycohydrolase family protein — MVDYTMVFDRVRGSLLGGAVGDALGWPIEFLQIGQIRERYGESGVTGFLPQHDETAPQQITDDTQMTLFTAEGLLRCAPGADPVPALRRAYLRWLQTQREDESRPPADGWLTSLPFLYAVRAPGNACMTGLNQQAVGYVAPRPLGEKGQVNHDSKGCGTVMRSAPFGLIGAGPEWAFSTAARAAQLTHGHPTGYLAAGAFAALIDRVVSGTELSIAVQQTISQLSSFPASKTATAALARAVDLAEHPATPEQVAQVGQGWIAEECLAVAVYCALIAARTGDVRTALLLSVNHSGDSDSTGAVTGNLLGAVHGLPALPMDWVSRVEGRDTLIQIADDLVTTFGFGNRTASTTRHPLESP, encoded by the coding sequence GTGGTGGATTACACAATGGTCTTCGATCGGGTGCGCGGTTCGCTGCTCGGCGGCGCGGTGGGCGATGCGCTCGGATGGCCCATCGAATTCCTGCAGATCGGGCAGATTCGGGAGCGTTACGGGGAGTCGGGCGTGACGGGCTTTCTCCCGCAACACGATGAGACCGCGCCGCAGCAGATCACCGATGACACCCAGATGACCCTGTTCACCGCGGAAGGGCTGCTGCGCTGCGCGCCGGGCGCCGATCCGGTACCGGCGCTGCGGCGGGCGTATCTGCGCTGGTTGCAGACGCAGCGGGAGGACGAGTCGAGGCCGCCGGCCGATGGGTGGCTGACGAGCCTGCCCTTCCTGTACGCGGTGCGGGCGCCGGGGAACGCGTGCATGACCGGACTGAACCAGCAGGCCGTCGGATATGTCGCGCCGCGTCCGCTCGGCGAGAAGGGACAGGTCAATCACGACTCGAAGGGGTGCGGCACGGTCATGCGATCCGCACCGTTCGGGTTGATCGGCGCGGGCCCCGAGTGGGCCTTCAGCACGGCCGCACGGGCCGCGCAACTCACGCACGGCCATCCGACCGGATACCTCGCCGCCGGCGCGTTCGCGGCACTGATCGACCGGGTGGTGAGCGGTACCGAGCTATCGATAGCGGTGCAGCAGACCATATCCCAGCTATCATCCTTTCCCGCTTCGAAAACGGCGACAGCGGCACTCGCGCGCGCGGTCGACCTGGCCGAGCATCCGGCGACACCCGAACAGGTCGCGCAGGTCGGCCAGGGCTGGATCGCCGAGGAGTGCCTGGCCGTCGCGGTGTACTGCGCATTGATCGCGGCCCGGACCGGCGACGTGCGCACCGCACTCCTGCTGTCGGTGAACCATTCCGGCGACTCCGACTCCACCGGCGCGGTCACCGGCAACCTCCTGGGCGCCGTCCACGGCCTCCCCGCCCTGCCCATGGATTGGGTCTCCAGGGTCGAGGGCCGCGACACCCTCATCCAGATAGCCGACGACCTCGTCACCACCTTCGGCTTCGGCAACCGCACCGCCTCCACCACCAGACACCCCCTGGAGAGCCCGTGA
- a CDS encoding serine hydrolase, with product MNPCMSRRVRRLGSFAAAALAAGLVGATALTGVATAAPGVSAPVPFATPNTDSCPNRTAPPPAIDTSEVPQPGEAAPTPLPVQSPPIGGDRLGACGVVLPEGAPPVPADLSATAWLIADLDTGRVLAAKDPHGRYRPASTIKVLLAAVALRTLDLNKVVVGTQDDANADGTRVGIGVGGRYTNRQLMQALIMCSGNDAAHAIATQLGGEKATVEKMNEQAKRLHALDTRAATPSGLDGPGMSTSAYDLAALFRDAMTIPTFAELIHTEQVDFPGFPPNPQIPGDQDHPGFPIANDNHLLYDYEGTLGGKTGYTDDARQTFVTAAERGGHRLVVTLLQADVLPIRPPQQAARLLDYGFALASDASVGALPDDGTKSSNTNVAVASPPPRDTGTAAPEEHHSENLLTVLIVGGLGAVLVLAVAAWSLTGRSRR from the coding sequence ATGAACCCCTGCATGTCCCGGCGCGTCCGCCGCCTCGGATCGTTCGCGGCTGCCGCGCTGGCGGCCGGGCTAGTCGGCGCTACCGCGCTGACCGGCGTGGCCACCGCCGCCCCGGGTGTCTCCGCCCCGGTACCGTTCGCCACGCCGAATACGGATTCCTGCCCCAACCGGACCGCGCCGCCGCCCGCGATCGACACCTCCGAGGTGCCGCAGCCCGGCGAGGCGGCTCCGACGCCGCTGCCGGTCCAGTCGCCGCCGATCGGGGGCGACAGGCTCGGCGCCTGCGGTGTCGTTCTGCCCGAGGGCGCACCGCCCGTCCCCGCCGACCTCTCCGCCACCGCCTGGCTGATCGCCGACCTCGATACCGGACGCGTGCTGGCGGCGAAGGATCCGCACGGCCGGTACCGCCCCGCGTCGACCATCAAGGTGCTGCTCGCCGCCGTCGCGCTGCGCACCCTCGACCTGAACAAAGTGGTGGTCGGCACGCAGGACGACGCCAACGCCGACGGCACCCGGGTCGGGATCGGCGTCGGCGGTCGGTACACCAACCGGCAGCTGATGCAGGCCCTGATCATGTGCTCGGGCAACGACGCCGCGCACGCCATCGCCACCCAGCTCGGCGGCGAGAAGGCCACCGTCGAGAAGATGAACGAGCAGGCAAAACGCCTGCACGCCTTGGACACTCGCGCCGCCACCCCGTCCGGGCTGGACGGGCCCGGAATGAGCACCTCGGCCTACGACCTGGCCGCGCTGTTCCGCGACGCGATGACGATCCCGACCTTCGCCGAGCTGATCCACACCGAACAGGTCGACTTCCCGGGATTCCCCCCGAACCCGCAGATCCCCGGCGACCAGGACCACCCCGGCTTCCCGATCGCCAACGACAACCACCTGCTCTACGACTACGAGGGCACCCTCGGCGGCAAGACGGGTTACACCGACGACGCCCGTCAGACCTTCGTCACCGCCGCCGAACGGGGCGGGCACCGGCTCGTCGTCACGCTGCTACAGGCCGATGTGCTGCCCATCCGGCCGCCCCAGCAGGCGGCACGACTGCTGGACTACGGGTTCGCGCTGGCCTCCGACGCGAGCGTCGGAGCGCTGCCGGACGACGGCACGAAATCGTCGAATACCAATGTGGCCGTTGCCTCTCCGCCGCCGCGCGACACCGGTACGGCGGCACCGGAGGAGCATCACAGCGAGAACCTGCTGACCGTCCTGATCGTGGGCGGTCTGGGGGCCGTGCTCGTGCTGGCGGTCGCCGCCTGGTCGCTGACCGGCAGGTCGCGCCGATAG